A stretch of the Archangium violaceum genome encodes the following:
- a CDS encoding protein-disulfide reductase DsbD family protein, protein MTQRPVRRSSWGALFFFAALGLCLGSGVARAQLPATAMGTGAPDQGDPRVEAALLTDVSQVKPGDSFRIGVRFRMDPGWHIYWKNPGDSGLASEIVWDTPGTTVGELQWPTPITFRSPDGFITSYGYGEEVLLFAQAHVSDKLTGSAQLSAAADILVCETRCLPAQLMLTRNIPLGSETRPDPEHAPLFDEALSRVPVTPESSGHVVTLALDTKPLTAGRPFTGTLTVTGPKGQPVPAVEKDFFVPERVRGLARLALSPVEGKPGTFKLEGETAPDVPEQEPRFVGVLRLGPASVGRPSLTLDLPLAPVVAAEPGAAGAAPVVKPAPAPKPPAVVATAVAPESSLSLGLVLLFAFLGGALLNLMPCVFPVLALKAYGFTRTVHAERGKVVLHAVAYAGGIIGSLLALALAVLALRAGGHSVGWGFQFQEPLFVAAVAAVLVAFALNLFGVFTVGTDGTALVEKVDSSHGLARSAGEGVLAVVLATPCSAPLLGTAVGFALAAGPATVLATFFMLGLGLALPFCLLVLVPGLAKLLPKPGAWMERGKQLLGFALLGTTVWLVWVMGGLTGVDGMARLLAFLAVVGLGAWLYGLAQGSTGARKAAGVAAVVAVLAVGGVFSLRFEETGPAVRKASAVGEAQPWDEAAVAAALEAGQPVFIDFTADWCLTCKFNERTVLTREDVQAAFAEHRVAFFVADWTRRDARISSKLAEFGRAGVPMYLVVSPVSPDKPEVLPELLTSDTVIDAVRRASKRMADAR, encoded by the coding sequence ATGACGCAGCGGCCGGTACGACGTTCGAGCTGGGGGGCACTTTTCTTCTTCGCGGCGCTGGGGCTGTGCCTCGGCTCGGGCGTGGCCCGGGCTCAATTGCCGGCCACGGCGATGGGCACGGGCGCTCCGGACCAGGGCGACCCGCGCGTGGAAGCCGCCCTCCTGACGGATGTCTCCCAGGTGAAGCCGGGGGACTCGTTCCGCATCGGCGTGCGCTTCCGCATGGACCCGGGTTGGCACATCTACTGGAAGAATCCAGGGGACTCGGGTCTGGCCTCCGAAATCGTCTGGGACACGCCGGGCACCACCGTGGGCGAGCTGCAGTGGCCCACGCCCATCACCTTCCGCAGCCCGGACGGCTTCATCACCTCCTATGGCTACGGGGAAGAGGTGCTCCTCTTCGCCCAGGCCCATGTCTCCGACAAGCTCACGGGCTCGGCGCAGCTGTCGGCCGCGGCGGACATCCTCGTGTGCGAGACGCGCTGCCTGCCCGCGCAGCTCATGCTCACCCGCAACATCCCCCTGGGCTCCGAGACGCGGCCCGACCCCGAGCACGCGCCCCTCTTCGACGAGGCCCTCTCGCGTGTCCCGGTGACGCCCGAGAGCTCTGGCCACGTGGTGACGCTCGCGCTCGACACGAAGCCGCTCACCGCCGGCCGTCCCTTCACCGGCACCCTCACCGTGACGGGCCCCAAGGGCCAGCCGGTGCCCGCCGTGGAGAAGGACTTCTTCGTGCCCGAGCGCGTCCGCGGCCTCGCGCGTCTGGCCCTCTCTCCCGTGGAGGGCAAGCCCGGCACCTTCAAGCTGGAGGGTGAGACGGCCCCGGACGTGCCCGAGCAGGAGCCCCGCTTCGTGGGCGTGTTGCGCCTGGGTCCGGCCTCCGTGGGCCGTCCCTCGCTGACGTTGGATCTCCCGCTCGCGCCCGTGGTGGCCGCCGAGCCCGGTGCCGCCGGCGCCGCTCCAGTGGTGAAGCCCGCGCCCGCGCCGAAGCCGCCCGCGGTGGTGGCCACGGCCGTGGCGCCCGAGTCGTCGCTGTCGCTGGGCCTGGTGCTCCTCTTCGCCTTCCTCGGGGGCGCGCTGCTCAACCTCATGCCGTGCGTCTTCCCGGTGCTGGCCCTCAAGGCGTACGGCTTCACCCGCACCGTGCACGCCGAGCGCGGCAAGGTGGTGCTGCACGCGGTGGCGTACGCGGGTGGCATCATCGGCTCGCTGCTGGCGCTGGCTCTGGCGGTGCTGGCCCTGCGCGCGGGCGGACACAGCGTGGGCTGGGGCTTCCAGTTCCAGGAGCCGCTCTTCGTGGCCGCGGTGGCCGCCGTGCTGGTGGCCTTCGCCCTCAACCTCTTCGGCGTCTTCACCGTGGGCACGGACGGCACCGCCCTGGTGGAGAAGGTGGACTCGAGCCACGGTCTGGCGCGCAGCGCGGGCGAGGGCGTGTTGGCGGTGGTGCTGGCCACGCCCTGCTCGGCGCCGCTGCTGGGCACCGCGGTGGGTTTCGCGCTCGCGGCGGGCCCGGCCACGGTGCTGGCCACCTTCTTCATGCTGGGCCTCGGCCTGGCGCTGCCCTTCTGCCTGCTGGTGCTGGTGCCGGGGCTCGCGAAGCTCCTGCCCAAGCCGGGCGCGTGGATGGAGCGTGGCAAGCAGTTGCTCGGCTTCGCGCTGCTGGGCACCACGGTGTGGCTGGTGTGGGTGATGGGAGGCCTCACGGGCGTGGACGGCATGGCCCGGCTGCTCGCCTTCCTCGCGGTGGTGGGCCTGGGCGCCTGGCTGTACGGCCTGGCACAGGGCTCCACGGGGGCGCGCAAGGCGGCGGGCGTGGCGGCGGTGGTGGCGGTGCTGGCCGTGGGCGGTGTCTTCTCCCTGCGCTTCGAGGAGACGGGGCCGGCCGTGCGCAAGGCCTCGGCGGTGGGCGAGGCGCAGCCGTGGGACGAGGCGGCGGTGGCCGCCGCGCTGGAGGCGGGGCAGCCCGTCTTCATCGACTTCACCGCGGACTGGTGCCTCACCTGCAAATTCAACGAGCGCACGGTGCTGACGCGCGAGGACGTCCAGGCCGCCTTCGCGGAGCACAGGGTGGCCTTCTTCGTGGCGGACTGGACGCGGCGGGACGCGCGCATCAGCTCGAAGCTGGCCGAGTTCGGCCGCGCCGGCGTGCCCATGTACCTGGTGGTGAGCCCCGTCTCGCCCGACAAGCCCGAGGTGCTGCCCGAGCTGCTCACCTCCGACACCGTCATCGATGCCGTGCGCCGCGCGTCGAAGCGGATGGCCGACGCCCGCTAG
- a CDS encoding AAA family ATPase produces MYLPTHVGFPSESSPSGAAPPGRSVTECPEEERSAFDRLLPALKEAYRRNAGKAWTAGELGELSGLPEAEVARTLELFASELALAEVLFGDDAGLVGAIQLSPSVLETEPFASVRAWLGAQGPLEEPLRLTGLRVDGYRGLEGLEARLGALTVLTGEPGSGKSALLECLELLSRAVVEPLPSGPHSRVPGRLHLSPCVTSGASRAFRYSVSLGGPVGSPRVTSERFACVETDARGQESEAFVFLDFQNGQGTVRTVTWEPPRPRVLSASRGVPPDSLALRGALEPALGSAASFRAFLSGWRFYPGFDVSRGAALRRPVPSEPEPVLAVDGSNLSAVLFHLMVECPERWRELEASLREALPSFLSLSVKPRGGPGTVLGVWREAGVRDELTLADLSDGTLRLLCLAALCLSPLKAPLVGLDGPELGLHPRLLPVLARLLRRASAETQVLVATQSPELLAGLPPDSVAVMRRVAGLAVFSGPGSGRADGVEGTRS; encoded by the coding sequence GTGTATCTTCCCACCCACGTGGGGTTTCCGAGCGAATCGAGTCCGAGTGGAGCCGCGCCGCCAGGGCGGAGTGTCACGGAGTGTCCCGAGGAGGAGCGCTCGGCCTTCGACCGGTTGCTGCCCGCGCTGAAGGAGGCGTACCGGCGCAACGCGGGCAAGGCGTGGACGGCCGGGGAGCTCGGTGAGCTGTCGGGCCTGCCCGAGGCGGAGGTGGCTCGCACCCTGGAGTTGTTCGCCTCGGAGCTGGCGCTCGCGGAGGTCCTCTTCGGGGATGACGCGGGTCTCGTCGGAGCCATCCAGCTCTCGCCCTCCGTACTGGAGACGGAGCCCTTCGCGTCCGTGCGCGCGTGGCTCGGCGCCCAGGGGCCGCTGGAGGAGCCGCTTCGTCTCACCGGGCTGCGCGTGGACGGCTACCGGGGGCTGGAGGGGCTGGAGGCGCGCCTCGGTGCCCTGACCGTCCTCACGGGTGAGCCGGGCTCGGGCAAGTCCGCGCTCCTCGAATGTCTGGAGCTGCTGTCCCGCGCGGTGGTGGAGCCGCTCCCTTCGGGGCCGCACTCGCGCGTGCCCGGGCGCCTCCACCTGTCCCCCTGCGTCACGAGCGGCGCCAGCCGGGCCTTCCGGTATTCGGTGAGCCTCGGCGGGCCCGTGGGTTCGCCCCGCGTCACCTCGGAGCGCTTCGCCTGTGTGGAGACGGATGCGCGCGGCCAGGAGTCGGAGGCCTTCGTGTTCCTCGACTTCCAGAACGGCCAGGGCACGGTGCGCACCGTGACGTGGGAGCCCCCTCGGCCCCGCGTGCTGTCGGCGTCCCGTGGGGTGCCTCCGGACTCGCTCGCGCTGCGTGGGGCGCTGGAGCCCGCCCTGGGCTCCGCCGCCAGCTTCCGCGCGTTCCTCTCCGGCTGGCGCTTCTACCCGGGCTTCGACGTCTCGCGCGGCGCGGCGCTCCGGCGCCCCGTCCCCTCGGAGCCCGAGCCCGTGCTGGCGGTGGATGGCTCCAACCTGAGCGCCGTGCTCTTCCACCTGATGGTGGAGTGCCCCGAGCGCTGGCGCGAGCTCGAGGCGTCTCTGCGCGAGGCCCTTCCGTCCTTCCTCTCGCTCTCGGTGAAGCCCCGGGGCGGGCCGGGCACCGTGCTCGGCGTCTGGCGCGAGGCCGGCGTGCGGGACGAGCTGACGCTGGCGGACCTCTCGGACGGGACGCTGCGCCTGCTGTGCCTGGCGGCGCTGTGCCTGTCTCCTCTCAAGGCACCCCTGGTGGGCCTCGACGGGCCCGAGCTGGGGCTCCACCCGCGCTTGCTGCCCGTGCTCGCGCGGCTGCTGCGGCGGGCCTCGGCCGAGACCCAGGTGCTCGTGGCCACGCAGTCGCCCGAGCTGCTCGCCGGGTTGCCACCCGACTCGGTGGCCGTGATGCGGCGGGTGGCGGGGCTCGCGGTGTTTTCCGGGCCCGGGTCGGGGCGGGCGGATGGGGTGGAAGGGACCCGCTCGTAG
- a CDS encoding GNAT family N-acetyltransferase, with protein sequence MEAGWSIRKAGVEDLDELIRLRLALLRSTREVERFEDEEALVAKTRRYLERAIPEGRFHAWVAEAEGRLVASSGIMPFERPPVPGNMAGLEMHILNMYTEPGWRGRGIARALFTELMRFSREQGAGRIWLHATDEGRPLYESVGFKPNPTALEWTPPEGA encoded by the coding sequence ATGGAAGCAGGGTGGAGCATCCGCAAGGCGGGCGTGGAGGACCTGGACGAGTTGATCCGCCTGCGCCTGGCGCTGCTGCGCAGCACGCGCGAGGTGGAGCGGTTCGAGGACGAGGAGGCGTTGGTGGCGAAGACCCGGCGCTACCTCGAGCGGGCGATACCGGAGGGCCGTTTCCACGCGTGGGTGGCGGAGGCGGAGGGCCGACTGGTGGCCAGCAGTGGCATCATGCCCTTCGAGAGACCGCCGGTGCCCGGCAACATGGCGGGCCTGGAGATGCACATCCTCAACATGTACACGGAGCCCGGGTGGCGAGGGCGGGGCATCGCGCGGGCGCTGTTCACGGAGTTGATGCGCTTCTCGCGCGAGCAGGGGGCGGGCCGCATCTGGCTGCACGCGACGGACGAGGGCCGGCCGCTCTACGAGTCGGTGGGCTTCAAGCCCAACCCCACGGCGCTGGAATGGACGCCTCCCGAGGGGGCATAG
- the adh gene encoding aldehyde dehydrogenase: protein MSSTVYEAPGQKGSKVQYLPRYGNYIGGEFVPPVKGQYFENISPVTGKPFCEVPRSTAEDIEKALDAAHKAKGAWGRTSPTTRADILNKIADRMQANLEMLAVSETWDNGKPIRETLAADLPLAIDHFRYFAGCLRSQEGSLSELDEHTVAYHFHEPLGVVGQIIPWNFPLLMAAWKLAPALAAGNCVVLKPAEQTPVTILKFAELVGDLLPPGVLNIVNGFGIEAGKPLASNKRIAKIAFTGETTTGRLIMQYASENLIPVTLELGGKSPNIFFADVFSQNDDFAQKALEGFAMFALNQGEVCTCPSRALVQERFYDEFMQKAIERTKRIVQGNPLDTATMIGAQASNDQLEKILSYIDVGRQEGAKVLTGGRRAHLPGALSEGYYVEPTIFEGHNKMRIFQEEIFGPVVSVTKFKDAEDALAMANETLYGLGAGVWSRDTHTAYRMGRGIQAGRVWVNCYHLYPAHAAFGGYKQSGIGRETHKMMLSHYQQTKNMLVSYDPKPMGFF, encoded by the coding sequence ATGTCGTCGACCGTGTACGAAGCTCCGGGGCAGAAGGGCAGCAAGGTGCAGTACCTCCCCCGCTACGGGAACTACATCGGAGGTGAGTTCGTCCCGCCCGTGAAGGGGCAGTACTTCGAGAACATCTCCCCCGTCACCGGCAAGCCGTTCTGTGAGGTCCCCCGCTCCACCGCCGAGGACATCGAGAAGGCGCTCGACGCCGCCCACAAGGCCAAGGGGGCCTGGGGCCGCACCTCGCCCACCACGCGCGCGGACATCCTCAACAAGATCGCCGACCGGATGCAGGCCAACCTGGAGATGCTCGCCGTCTCCGAGACGTGGGACAACGGCAAGCCCATCCGCGAGACGCTCGCCGCGGACCTGCCGCTGGCCATCGACCACTTCCGCTACTTCGCCGGCTGCCTGCGCTCCCAGGAGGGAAGCCTCTCGGAGCTCGACGAGCACACCGTCGCGTACCACTTCCACGAGCCGCTCGGCGTGGTGGGGCAGATCATCCCGTGGAACTTCCCGCTGCTGATGGCGGCCTGGAAGCTGGCGCCCGCGCTGGCCGCCGGCAACTGCGTGGTCCTCAAGCCCGCCGAGCAGACGCCCGTCACCATCCTCAAGTTCGCGGAGCTGGTGGGCGACCTGCTGCCTCCCGGCGTGCTCAACATCGTCAACGGCTTCGGCATCGAGGCCGGCAAGCCCCTGGCCAGCAACAAGCGCATCGCCAAGATTGCCTTCACCGGTGAGACGACCACGGGCCGCCTCATCATGCAGTACGCCTCGGAGAACCTCATCCCCGTGACGCTGGAGCTGGGCGGCAAGTCGCCCAACATCTTCTTCGCGGACGTGTTCTCGCAGAACGACGACTTCGCGCAGAAGGCGCTCGAGGGCTTCGCCATGTTCGCCCTCAACCAGGGCGAGGTGTGCACCTGCCCCTCGCGCGCCCTGGTGCAGGAGCGCTTCTACGACGAGTTCATGCAGAAGGCCATCGAGCGCACGAAGCGCATCGTCCAGGGCAACCCGCTCGACACGGCGACGATGATTGGCGCGCAGGCGTCGAATGATCAGCTGGAGAAGATCCTCTCGTACATCGACGTGGGCCGGCAGGAGGGCGCAAAGGTGCTCACCGGAGGACGGCGGGCGCACCTGCCGGGCGCGCTCTCCGAGGGCTACTACGTGGAGCCCACCATCTTCGAGGGCCACAACAAGATGCGCATCTTCCAGGAGGAGATCTTCGGCCCGGTGGTGTCGGTGACGAAGTTCAAGGACGCGGAGGACGCGCTGGCCATGGCCAACGAGACGCTGTACGGCCTGGGCGCGGGCGTGTGGTCGCGCGACACGCACACGGCGTACCGCATGGGCCGCGGCATCCAGGCGGGCCGCGTGTGGGTGAACTGCTACCACCTGTACCCGGCGCACGCGGCGTTCGGCGGCTACAAGCAGTCGGGCATCGGCCGCGAGACGCACAAGATGATGCTCTCGCACTACCAGCAGACGAAGAACATGCTCGTCAGCTACGACCCGAAGCCGATGGGCTTCTTCTAG
- a CDS encoding two-component system sensor histidine kinase NtrB: MPRPGSRALGPLGLAMLGLVGALAATLALYRAGSSALEQALDARLRGAGESAALLLGDTPPGPERLEALMRANALDGVYVVDRMLSVPADATGPARRRVDLLRTDPAGVEAALAGETRVGPGYSLGDLVVTVGYFPVRGAGGQVESVLVLEAGRAFSSARDSLRRALWGGVALSAVGALALALVAARWLRDERARREAAAKAARGEALTKMAAMAAHEIRNPLGVIRGTVELMRERSGAKLSERDKEALEDVLGEVERLRRLTEDLLDLSADRPLASQRVELSEVLEEAARATEAAFPGVKVRRSFAELPLVEGDAGRLRQVFANLLQNAAQAQGEGEVRLAAEAEGSAVRVRVEDDGPGVPPEVRQRLFDLFVTGKANGTGLGLALCRRLVERHGGTVALVPEQRQGSTFEVRLPASREAPAPEA; encoded by the coding sequence ATGCCACGGCCCGGCTCGCGCGCGCTGGGGCCGCTGGGGCTCGCGATGCTCGGGCTGGTGGGGGCGCTCGCGGCGACGCTGGCGCTCTACCGCGCGGGCAGCTCGGCACTGGAGCAGGCCCTGGACGCACGGCTGCGAGGCGCGGGTGAGTCCGCGGCGCTGTTGCTGGGAGACACGCCGCCCGGGCCCGAGCGGCTGGAAGCGCTGATGCGGGCCAACGCGCTGGACGGGGTGTACGTGGTGGACCGGATGCTGTCGGTGCCCGCGGATGCCACGGGGCCGGCGAGGCGGCGGGTGGACCTGCTGCGCACGGACCCGGCGGGAGTGGAGGCGGCGCTCGCGGGAGAGACGCGGGTGGGGCCGGGCTACTCGCTGGGCGACCTGGTGGTGACGGTGGGCTACTTCCCGGTGCGCGGGGCCGGGGGGCAGGTGGAGTCGGTGCTGGTGCTGGAGGCGGGACGGGCCTTCTCCTCGGCGCGCGATTCCCTGCGCCGGGCGCTGTGGGGAGGAGTGGCGCTGTCGGCGGTGGGCGCGCTGGCGCTGGCGCTGGTGGCGGCCCGGTGGCTGCGGGACGAGCGGGCGCGGCGCGAGGCGGCGGCGAAGGCGGCGCGAGGCGAGGCGCTGACGAAGATGGCGGCCATGGCGGCGCACGAAATCCGCAACCCGCTGGGCGTCATCCGCGGCACGGTGGAGCTGATGCGCGAGCGCAGTGGGGCGAAGCTCTCGGAGCGGGACAAGGAGGCGCTGGAGGACGTGCTGGGCGAGGTGGAGCGGCTGCGCCGGCTGACGGAGGACCTGCTGGACCTGAGCGCGGACCGGCCGCTGGCCTCACAGCGCGTGGAGCTGTCCGAGGTGTTGGAGGAGGCGGCGAGGGCCACGGAGGCGGCGTTCCCGGGAGTGAAGGTCCGCCGGAGCTTCGCGGAGCTGCCTCTGGTGGAGGGGGACGCGGGGCGGCTGAGACAGGTCTTCGCCAACCTCCTGCAGAACGCGGCGCAGGCGCAGGGGGAGGGCGAGGTGCGGCTCGCGGCCGAGGCGGAGGGGAGCGCGGTGCGGGTGCGCGTGGAGGACGACGGACCGGGCGTACCGCCGGAGGTGCGCCAGCGGCTCTTCGACCTGTTCGTCACGGGGAAGGCGAACGGAACGGGGCTGGGCCTGGCGCTGTGCCGCCGGCTGGTGGAGCGGCACGGAGGCACGGTGGCGCTGGTGCCCGAGCAGCGGCAGGGCAGCACCTTCGAGGTCCGGCTGCCCGCGTCACGCGAGGCGCCCGCCCCCGAAGCGTAG
- a CDS encoding vWA domain-containing protein, with translation MKLTAWAVERDGERGRDVHLLVNVEAETDAPRAPVAVNLALDRSASMRGAPLAAAVEAAQLLVERAGSKDYLGLLAFDGVPEQLEPLRLMDSDARADLSESLSLLQAGEGTALHEAVESGAAAVRRLFIPGARPKMLVLTDGEPSVGPRSLSDFRALGSKVAESGITVHALGLGRHYLPEILEALTGPSGTGFTHVDDAEGLPVAAAGLVAELFGEVGTEARVHVRPSGFSELQCRHRYLARVEGDSLSAGLGSLSHAFPRRALFTGRLELADWSLGVTTTWTQNGDTRRVAVPVQRVLPDSPEGRFIRAVGAELDLVSAESVAWKALMRRNPAAAEQSLRAAEEALRELVRLGVDEVPAKRHVERLADLKLAVERRTGELPALLVRRARAADARTGLSIIQPAVPARKAGN, from the coding sequence ATGAAGCTGACGGCCTGGGCGGTCGAGCGCGATGGTGAGCGTGGTCGGGATGTGCATCTGCTCGTCAACGTGGAGGCCGAGACGGACGCCCCCCGCGCGCCGGTGGCGGTGAACCTCGCGTTGGACCGGAGCGCCTCCATGCGGGGCGCGCCCCTGGCCGCGGCGGTGGAGGCCGCGCAGTTGCTCGTCGAGCGCGCGGGGTCGAAGGACTACCTCGGGCTGCTCGCCTTCGACGGTGTCCCCGAGCAGCTCGAGCCGCTGCGCCTCATGGACTCGGACGCGCGGGCGGACCTCTCCGAGAGCCTCTCCCTGCTGCAGGCCGGCGAGGGCACCGCGCTGCACGAGGCGGTGGAGTCGGGTGCCGCCGCCGTGCGCCGGCTGTTCATCCCCGGCGCGCGCCCGAAGATGCTGGTGCTCACCGATGGAGAGCCCTCGGTGGGACCGCGCTCGCTCTCGGACTTCCGCGCGCTGGGCTCCAAGGTGGCCGAGTCTGGAATCACGGTGCACGCGCTGGGACTGGGGCGGCACTACCTGCCGGAGATTCTCGAGGCGCTCACCGGCCCCTCGGGCACGGGCTTCACCCACGTGGATGACGCGGAGGGCTTGCCCGTGGCCGCCGCGGGTCTGGTGGCCGAGCTCTTCGGCGAGGTGGGCACGGAGGCGCGTGTGCACGTGCGCCCCTCCGGCTTCTCCGAGTTGCAGTGCCGCCACCGCTACCTGGCGCGCGTGGAGGGGGACTCGCTGAGCGCGGGGTTGGGCTCGCTCTCACATGCCTTCCCGCGGCGGGCGCTCTTCACCGGGCGGCTGGAGCTGGCGGACTGGTCGCTCGGGGTGACGACCACGTGGACGCAGAATGGCGACACGCGGCGGGTGGCGGTGCCAGTGCAGCGCGTGCTGCCGGACAGCCCCGAGGGCCGCTTCATCCGCGCGGTGGGCGCGGAGCTGGACCTGGTGTCGGCCGAGTCGGTGGCGTGGAAGGCGCTGATGCGGCGCAACCCGGCGGCGGCCGAACAGTCGCTGCGGGCGGCCGAGGAGGCGCTGCGCGAGCTGGTGCGGCTGGGGGTGGACGAGGTGCCGGCGAAGCGGCACGTGGAGCGGCTGGCGGATCTGAAGCTGGCGGTGGAGCGGCGCACGGGCGAGTTGCCGGCGCTGCTGGTGCGACGGGCCCGGGCCGCGGACGCGCGCACGGGACTGAGCATCATCCAGCCCGCGGTGCCCGCGCGGAAGGCCGGCAACTGA
- a CDS encoding sigma-54-dependent transcriptional regulator, producing the protein MAQVLVVDDEVKLGKLVAEALELDGHEVARVTGGRAALVELARRGFDVVLTDLRMPEVDGLEVLKAAQALPTPPSVVMMTAYGSAENAVAAMKAGAADYLTKPFAMDEVRLRVRRLAEQRAAETKSERLVRQLTPSLVAESPRMKQALASARQVAASDASVVLLGESGTGKSQLARLIHYSSKRVAGPLVEVHCAALPETLLEGELFGHEKGAFTGATERKAGHLAAADGGTLFLDEIGEVTPATQVKLLRFLQEREFVPLGSTQARKVDVRVIAATNRDLVGAVREGRFREDFYYRLNVFSIEVPPLRERKEDLVPLAHAFLARRGLPASKLSKEAEARLTSHPWPGNVRELENALERALILSGEGDILAEHLGPGGPSLSRGGGKAVRAADVLGEGFNLDAFERELLHAALERAGGNKTAAAKLLGITRRRLYSRLQSLGEKVTDPEAD; encoded by the coding sequence ATGGCGCAGGTGCTGGTGGTGGACGACGAGGTGAAGCTGGGGAAGCTGGTGGCGGAGGCGCTGGAGTTGGACGGGCACGAGGTGGCGAGGGTGACGGGGGGGAGAGCGGCGCTGGTGGAGCTGGCGCGGCGCGGCTTCGACGTGGTGCTGACGGACCTGCGGATGCCGGAGGTGGATGGGCTGGAGGTGTTGAAGGCGGCGCAGGCGCTGCCCACGCCCCCGTCGGTGGTGATGATGACGGCGTACGGCAGCGCGGAGAACGCGGTGGCGGCGATGAAGGCGGGGGCGGCGGACTACCTCACCAAGCCCTTCGCGATGGACGAGGTGCGGCTGCGGGTGAGGCGGCTGGCCGAGCAGCGCGCGGCGGAGACGAAGAGCGAGCGGCTGGTGCGGCAGCTCACGCCCTCGCTGGTGGCGGAGAGCCCGCGGATGAAGCAGGCGCTGGCGTCGGCGAGGCAGGTGGCGGCGAGCGACGCGAGCGTGGTGTTGCTGGGGGAGAGCGGGACGGGGAAGAGCCAGCTGGCGAGGCTCATCCACTATTCGAGCAAGCGCGTGGCGGGGCCGCTGGTGGAGGTGCACTGCGCGGCGCTGCCGGAGACGCTGCTGGAGGGGGAACTGTTCGGCCACGAGAAGGGCGCGTTCACGGGGGCCACGGAGCGCAAGGCGGGGCACCTGGCGGCGGCGGACGGGGGGACGCTGTTCCTGGACGAGATTGGCGAGGTGACGCCGGCCACGCAGGTGAAGCTGCTGCGCTTCCTGCAGGAGCGCGAGTTCGTGCCACTGGGCAGCACGCAGGCACGCAAGGTGGACGTGCGGGTCATCGCGGCGACGAACCGGGACCTGGTGGGAGCGGTGCGGGAGGGGCGGTTCCGGGAGGACTTCTACTACCGGCTGAACGTCTTCAGCATCGAGGTGCCGCCGCTGCGCGAGCGCAAGGAGGACCTGGTGCCGCTGGCGCACGCCTTCCTGGCGAGGCGGGGGCTGCCGGCGTCGAAGCTGTCGAAGGAGGCGGAGGCGCGGCTGACGTCGCACCCGTGGCCGGGCAACGTGCGAGAGCTGGAGAACGCGCTGGAGCGCGCGCTCATCCTGTCGGGGGAGGGGGACATCCTGGCGGAGCACCTGGGGCCTGGGGGACCGTCGCTGTCGAGAGGAGGAGGCAAGGCGGTGCGGGCGGCGGACGTGCTGGGCGAGGGCTTCAACCTGGACGCCTTCGAGCGGGAGCTCCTCCATGCGGCGTTGGAGCGAGCAGGGGGCAACAAGACAGCGGCGGCGAAGCTGCTGGGCATCACGAGGCGCCGTCTCTACTCGAGGCTACAGAGCCTGGGCGAGAAGGTGACGGACCCCGAGGCCGATTGA
- a CDS encoding DUF779 domain-containing protein encodes MHVERVAVTPAAEALLRKLQGIHGPLMFHQSGGCCDGSAPMCYPRGEFKLGQEDVFLGTIVDTPFYISGSQYEYWQHTHLTVDVVKGRGSGFSVEAPEGVRFLIRSRVFTDEEHYALQRVGPPPRGPQHG; translated from the coding sequence ATGCACGTCGAGCGCGTTGCCGTCACTCCCGCCGCCGAGGCCCTGCTGCGCAAGTTGCAGGGGATTCACGGCCCCCTGATGTTCCATCAATCGGGAGGGTGCTGCGATGGCAGCGCGCCCATGTGCTACCCGCGGGGCGAGTTCAAGCTGGGCCAGGAGGACGTGTTCCTCGGCACCATCGTGGACACGCCCTTCTACATCAGCGGCTCTCAGTACGAGTACTGGCAGCACACCCACCTCACGGTGGACGTGGTGAAGGGACGCGGGAGCGGCTTCTCCGTGGAGGCGCCCGAGGGCGTGCGCTTCCTCATCCGCTCCCGTGTCTTCACCGACGAGGAGCACTACGCGCTCCAGCGGGTGGGTCCGCCTCCACGCGGGCCACAGCACGGCTGA
- a CDS encoding thioredoxin family protein, which translates to MKSLFTAVALAVMLPVVALAAETAQVGKPAPAFTLKDESGKEHSLSQYKGKVVVLEWTNPGCPFVQRHYTAGTMQKTLAGFDANKVVWLAVDSTAANTPDKSAAWRKEKGFSYPVLQDPSGTVGKSYNAKTTPHMYVIDEQGVVRYAGAIDDDPRGNKKTGVTNHVKTAVDALLSGKPVPAATTEPYGCSVKYKS; encoded by the coding sequence ATGAAGTCCCTCTTCACCGCAGTCGCCCTCGCCGTGATGCTGCCCGTGGTGGCCCTCGCCGCCGAGACCGCCCAGGTGGGCAAGCCCGCTCCGGCCTTCACCTTGAAGGACGAGTCGGGCAAGGAGCACTCGCTGTCGCAGTACAAGGGCAAGGTCGTCGTCCTGGAGTGGACCAACCCCGGTTGCCCCTTCGTGCAGCGCCACTACACCGCGGGCACCATGCAGAAGACGCTGGCGGGCTTCGACGCCAACAAGGTGGTGTGGCTGGCGGTGGACTCCACCGCGGCCAACACGCCGGACAAGTCCGCGGCCTGGAGGAAGGAGAAGGGCTTCTCCTACCCGGTGCTGCAGGATCCGAGCGGCACGGTGGGCAAGTCCTACAACGCCAAGACGACCCCGCACATGTACGTCATCGATGAGCAGGGCGTGGTGCGTTACGCGGGCGCCATCGACGATGACCCGCGTGGCAACAAGAAGACGGGCGTCACCAATCACGTGAAGACGGCGGTGGACGCGCTCCTGTCCGGCAAGCCGGTGCCGGCCGCCACCACCGAGCCGTACGGCTGCTCCGTGAAGTACAAGAGCTAG